One part of the Paenibacillus silvisoli genome encodes these proteins:
- a CDS encoding L-fucose isomerase produces the protein MTNQSNPTWNRLQSSMPKIGIRPIIDGRRGGIRESLEEVTMEMARNAAAFLSENLRHSNGEPVECVIADTCIGGVAEAAQAEEKFSRENVGLTISVTPSWCYPTETMDTHPSRPKAIWGFNGTERPGAVYLAAVLGAHNQKGLPAFSIYGHDVQDIGDTEITPDVQQKLLQFAKAGLAVATMKGKSYLSMGSVSMGIAGCIVDETFFQRYLGIRNEYVDMTEFVRRMELEIYDKEEFEIALKWVKENCNPGADVNPEHLKRTDEQKEGDWRTVVKMTLIARDLMVGNPKLAEIGYGEEALGRNAIAAGFQGQRAWTDFFPNGDFMEAILTSSFDWNGIREPYMVATENDTLNGITMLFGHLLTDAAQIFADVRTYWSPDAVKRVTGRELEGKAANGVIHLINSGPAALDATGRQTRDGQPVMKPYWEITQDEVQACLEATEWCPAVDFFRGGGFSTDFTTREGMPVTMARINLIAGVGPVLQIAEGYTVELPDDVHDKLDQRSNPTWPTTWFVPNLTGEGLFKDVYTVMNNWGSNHAAVSYGHVGSDLITLASMLRIPVCMHNVPEDRVFRPSYWTALGGIEPVGADYRACAALGPLYK, from the coding sequence ATGACGAACCAATCCAACCCAACATGGAATCGATTGCAGAGCAGTATGCCGAAAATCGGAATTCGTCCGATTATCGACGGCCGCAGAGGCGGAATCCGGGAGTCGCTGGAAGAAGTAACGATGGAAATGGCGCGCAACGCCGCTGCCTTCCTGAGCGAGAACCTGCGTCACAGCAACGGCGAGCCGGTGGAATGCGTCATCGCCGATACTTGCATCGGCGGCGTGGCGGAAGCGGCGCAAGCGGAAGAGAAATTCTCCCGCGAAAATGTCGGCCTCACGATCTCGGTCACGCCATCCTGGTGTTACCCGACCGAAACGATGGATACGCATCCTTCCCGCCCGAAAGCGATTTGGGGCTTCAACGGCACGGAGCGTCCGGGTGCGGTTTACTTGGCTGCCGTGCTTGGCGCGCATAATCAAAAAGGATTGCCTGCTTTCTCGATCTACGGTCACGATGTTCAAGATATCGGCGACACCGAGATTACGCCTGACGTTCAGCAGAAGCTGCTGCAATTCGCGAAGGCGGGCCTTGCGGTCGCGACGATGAAAGGAAAATCCTATCTGTCGATGGGCTCCGTGTCGATGGGCATCGCGGGCTGTATCGTAGACGAAACGTTCTTCCAGCGCTACCTTGGCATTCGCAACGAATATGTCGATATGACCGAGTTCGTCCGCCGGATGGAGCTTGAAATTTACGATAAAGAAGAGTTCGAGATCGCGCTAAAATGGGTCAAGGAAAACTGCAATCCGGGCGCGGACGTCAATCCGGAGCATCTGAAGCGGACGGATGAGCAGAAGGAAGGCGACTGGAGAACGGTTGTCAAAATGACGCTGATCGCCCGCGACCTGATGGTCGGCAATCCGAAGCTCGCAGAGATCGGATACGGCGAAGAAGCGCTCGGCCGCAACGCCATCGCGGCTGGCTTCCAAGGACAGCGCGCTTGGACGGACTTCTTCCCGAACGGCGACTTCATGGAAGCGATCCTGACTTCCTCGTTCGATTGGAACGGAATCCGCGAGCCGTACATGGTCGCTACGGAGAACGATACCTTGAACGGCATTACGATGCTCTTCGGCCATCTGCTTACGGATGCCGCGCAAATTTTCGCGGACGTTCGTACGTATTGGAGCCCGGATGCGGTCAAACGCGTAACGGGCCGCGAGCTGGAAGGCAAAGCCGCAAACGGCGTCATTCATCTGATCAACTCGGGACCGGCGGCACTGGATGCAACCGGACGTCAAACGAGAGACGGCCAGCCGGTTATGAAGCCGTACTGGGAAATTACGCAGGATGAGGTTCAGGCTTGCTTGGAGGCGACGGAATGGTGCCCGGCGGTCGACTTCTTCCGCGGCGGCGGCTTCTCGACAGACTTTACGACCCGCGAAGGCATGCCGGTAACGATGGCGAGAATCAACCTGATCGCAGGCGTAGGGCCGGTGCTGCAAATTGCGGAAGGCTACACGGTCGAGCTGCCGGACGACGTTCACGACAAGCTGGATCAGCGCAGCAACCCGACTTGGCCAACGACTTGGTTCGTGCCGAACCTGACAGGCGAAGGACTCTTCAAAGACGTTTATACCGTGATGAATAACTGGGGATCCAACCACGCGGCCGTGAGCTACGGCCACGTCGGCAGCGATCTGATCACATTGGCTTCCATGCTTCGCATTCCGGTCTGCATGCACAACGTACCGGAAGACCGCGTGTTCCGTCCGAGCTATTGGACGGCGCTTGGCGGAATTGAGCCGGTCGGCGCGGACTATCGTGCTTGCGCGGCGCTCGGGCCTCTATACAAGTAA
- a CDS encoding LacI family DNA-binding transcriptional regulator, translating to MSKATIKQVASEAEVSTATVSRVLNDSGFVSEEVKNRVLEAVKRLNYQPSAIARSLKQDKTFTIGVIVPDISNPYFMGISRGIEDVVGPEGFQLTFCSSDENPKKESQLLQLMQEKRVDAVVLATSGDNDPILERLSSSGIPIVLIDRKLKSTETGSKLDQVTEDNIDGASRLTRKLLEAGHVSIGVVNGPSRVSTGRERYAGVLKAMKEFGLEPNPLIYNGDFSVEDGIRAVRKFLAADQRPTAIVSLNNRMSLGVLLEIVRSGLKIPDDIAVASFGEVEAGALLKNPGLYYIDQRPYEMGQKAGEILLGRIRKDEPQSKPLYEVFHNEINQL from the coding sequence TTGTCCAAAGCAACGATCAAGCAAGTGGCTTCTGAAGCTGAAGTATCGACGGCGACGGTTTCCAGAGTGTTGAATGACAGCGGTTTCGTAAGCGAAGAAGTGAAGAACCGGGTGCTGGAAGCAGTCAAGCGGTTGAATTATCAGCCGAGCGCAATCGCCAGAAGTCTGAAACAGGACAAAACGTTTACGATCGGCGTGATCGTGCCGGACATTTCGAACCCCTATTTCATGGGGATATCGAGGGGCATCGAAGACGTCGTCGGCCCGGAAGGGTTCCAGCTTACGTTCTGCAGCTCCGACGAGAATCCGAAGAAGGAAAGCCAGCTGCTCCAGCTTATGCAGGAGAAGCGGGTCGACGCGGTCGTGCTGGCGACATCCGGCGACAACGATCCGATTCTGGAAAGGCTCTCGAGCTCCGGCATCCCGATCGTCCTGATCGACCGGAAGCTGAAGTCGACGGAGACGGGAAGCAAGCTGGATCAGGTAACGGAAGACAACATTGACGGCGCAAGCCGCCTGACGAGAAAGCTGCTGGAAGCCGGACACGTCAGTATCGGCGTCGTGAACGGTCCGAGCCGGGTAAGCACCGGACGCGAGCGTTACGCGGGCGTGCTGAAGGCGATGAAGGAATTCGGGCTGGAGCCGAATCCGCTCATATACAACGGAGACTTTTCCGTCGAGGACGGGATTCGCGCGGTTCGCAAGTTTTTGGCGGCGGACCAGAGGCCGACGGCCATCGTATCGCTGAACAACCGCATGAGCTTAGGCGTGCTTCTCGAAATCGTGCGCAGCGGGCTGAAAATTCCCGACGACATCGCGGTTGCCTCATTCGGTGAGGTCGAAGCGGGGGCTTTGCTCAAAAATCCCGGCTTATATTATATTGATCAGCGCCCTTACGAAATGGGACAGAAGGCAGGCGAAATTTTGCTCGGCCGCATTCGCAAGGACGAACCGCAAAGCAAGCCTCTGTATGAAGTGTTCCATAACGAGATCAACCAATTATAA
- a CDS encoding alpha-galactosidase encodes MPIYFDEAKQQFHLQTSASSYIVELAKGLYPAHIYWGPKLSAERFASRLRSVARCSFHPNFIAGDESFAFDTLPQEFPSYGTGDYREPVFEAQFANGSTVTDLRYSGHAITKGKPKLKGLPATYVEQPEEADTLELWLVDKLTGLSVVLLYTVYNNLDAVIRSARFENNGSSAITLNRALSASVDFSHAEFEMLQLSGAWTRERHIFKRPLVPGINRIDSKRGSSSHQQNPFLALMSRGASEETGEVYGFSLVYSGSFLAQAEADQFGTSRVSIGIQPMDFSWLLEPGESFQTPEAVMVRSSEGLGGMSRTYHRLYRTRLCRGEFRDEARPILVNNWEATYFNFNAGKILEIAKAGQELGIELFVLDDGWFGKRNSDNCSLGDWVVDRVKLPEGLGSLGDAITSGGMQFGLWFEPEMVSPDSELYRSHPNWCLHVPDRSRTQGRRQLILDLSRSDVCDYIVESISAVLDAAPITYVKWDMNRNMTEIGSELLPAERQRETAHRYMLGLYDVMERITSRFPQILFESCSGGGGRFDPGMLHYMPQTWTSDDTDAVERLKIQYGTSIVYPASAMGAHVSAVPNHQVQRITPFETRGHVAMSGNFGYELDLTKLTEAEKSEVSHQVEQYKALRHLIQFGDFYRLMSPFEGNNTAWMFVSEDKKEAFAAYFRVLGVPNGPMNRLQLRGLDPAKLYRLEQDGQLYGGDELMHYGLSIPNLQGDFKSVLFVLREE; translated from the coding sequence ATGCCAATCTATTTCGATGAGGCCAAACAGCAATTCCATCTGCAAACGAGCGCATCCAGCTATATCGTTGAGCTTGCCAAAGGGTTGTATCCCGCGCATATCTACTGGGGGCCGAAGCTGTCGGCGGAACGGTTCGCCAGCCGTCTGCGGAGCGTTGCGAGATGCTCGTTTCACCCGAATTTTATCGCTGGCGACGAATCGTTCGCTTTCGATACGCTGCCGCAGGAGTTTCCGTCGTACGGCACGGGCGATTACCGGGAGCCGGTGTTCGAGGCGCAGTTTGCGAATGGCAGCACGGTAACGGATTTACGCTACAGCGGTCATGCGATCACCAAAGGAAAGCCGAAGCTGAAAGGGCTCCCTGCGACCTATGTGGAGCAGCCGGAGGAAGCCGATACGCTGGAGCTTTGGCTAGTGGATAAGCTGACCGGTTTGAGCGTCGTGCTGCTGTACACGGTATACAACAACCTAGATGCGGTTATTCGTTCGGCTCGCTTCGAGAACAACGGCAGCAGCGCGATCACCTTGAATCGGGCTTTGAGCGCAAGCGTCGATTTCTCGCATGCGGAATTCGAAATGCTGCAGTTGTCTGGGGCTTGGACCCGCGAGCGTCATATTTTCAAGCGCCCGCTAGTACCAGGGATCAACCGGATCGACAGCAAGCGGGGCTCGAGCAGCCATCAGCAAAATCCGTTCCTGGCCCTCATGTCCCGCGGCGCTTCCGAGGAAACGGGCGAGGTTTATGGCTTCAGTCTCGTGTACAGCGGCAGCTTTCTGGCGCAAGCCGAGGCGGACCAGTTCGGCACTTCGCGGGTGAGCATCGGCATTCAGCCGATGGACTTTAGCTGGCTCCTCGAACCGGGCGAAAGCTTCCAGACGCCGGAGGCGGTGATGGTCCGCTCCAGCGAAGGGCTTGGCGGCATGTCGCGCACGTATCACCGGTTGTACCGGACGCGTTTGTGCCGCGGCGAATTCCGCGACGAGGCTCGCCCGATTCTGGTCAACAACTGGGAAGCGACCTACTTCAATTTCAACGCCGGCAAAATATTGGAGATCGCCAAGGCCGGTCAAGAGCTGGGCATCGAGCTTTTCGTGCTGGATGACGGCTGGTTCGGCAAGCGCAACAGCGACAACTGCTCGCTTGGGGACTGGGTCGTTGACCGCGTCAAGCTGCCTGAAGGGCTTGGCAGTCTGGGGGACGCAATCACTTCCGGCGGCATGCAGTTCGGCCTATGGTTCGAGCCGGAGATGGTATCGCCGGACAGCGAGCTGTACCGCAGCCATCCGAATTGGTGTCTTCATGTGCCTGACCGGAGCCGGACCCAAGGGCGCCGGCAGCTGATTCTGGATCTTTCGCGCTCGGATGTGTGCGACTATATCGTGGAATCGATAAGCGCGGTGTTGGATGCTGCGCCGATTACGTACGTGAAGTGGGATATGAACCGCAACATGACCGAAATCGGCTCGGAGCTTCTTCCTGCGGAACGCCAGCGCGAGACGGCTCACCGTTATATGCTCGGGCTCTATGATGTGATGGAGCGGATTACGTCGCGCTTCCCGCAGATTTTGTTCGAGAGCTGCTCCGGCGGCGGCGGGCGGTTCGATCCGGGCATGCTGCATTACATGCCGCAAACGTGGACAAGCGATGATACGGATGCGGTGGAGCGGCTCAAAATTCAATACGGCACGTCGATCGTTTACCCGGCAAGCGCCATGGGCGCGCATGTTTCGGCCGTGCCGAATCATCAAGTACAGCGGATCACGCCATTCGAAACGCGCGGCCATGTCGCCATGTCCGGCAATTTCGGCTACGAGCTCGATCTGACGAAGCTCACCGAAGCGGAAAAGTCGGAGGTCAGCCATCAAGTGGAGCAGTATAAAGCGCTGCGCCATCTGATCCAATTCGGCGACTTTTATCGTCTCATGAGCCCGTTTGAAGGCAATAACACGGCTTGGATGTTCGTATCGGAGGACAAGAAAGAAGCGTTCGCCGCCTATTTCCGCGTGCTGGGCGTACCGAACGGCCCGATGAACAGGCTCCAACTAAGAGGGCTGGATCCTGCGAAGCTCTATCGGTTGGAACAAGACGGCCAGTTGTATGGCGGGGATGAGCTCATGCATTACGGTCTCTCGATCCCGAATCTGCAGGGCGACTTCAAGAGCGTGCTGTTCGTGCTGCGCGAGGAATGA
- a CDS encoding WGxxGxxG family protein, which translates to MKKAICSFAAVSCLTLMLGMGAANAAGTTTNGSTTNEGGMLGTGIRTQSTDQARTNTYNASSLNNGTALNNGGNYRATALADNDNDMDWGWLGLLGLIGLAGLRSRNREHGDAR; encoded by the coding sequence ATGAAAAAAGCAATTTGTTCATTCGCGGCGGTTAGTTGTCTTACTTTAATGTTGGGAATGGGCGCTGCAAACGCGGCCGGAACAACGACAAACGGATCCACCACAAACGAGGGCGGAATGTTAGGTACCGGAATTCGCACGCAGAGTACCGACCAAGCGAGAACCAATACCTATAATGCATCTTCGCTAAACAACGGAACAGCGTTAAATAATGGCGGCAATTACAGAGCTACTGCTTTGGCTGACAATGACAACGATATGGACTGGGGATGGCTTGGGCTTCTAGGGTTGATTGGCTTGGCAGGCTTGAGAAGCCGCAACCGTGAACACGGTGATGCAAGATAA
- a CDS encoding ribonuclease J: MSVHSGQDRISIAALGGVNEIGKNMYVIQYNEDIIVVDSGSKFPDESLLGIDLIIPDITYLLENQDKVRGLVVTHGHEDHIGGVPYIIKQLNMPIYATSLTLGLIRGKLQEHGLLQRTKLKQIDSNSELTLGSVAVRFFRTNHSIPDCLGIAFETPLGTVVHTGDFKFDLTPVNEQYADIHKMAEIGKNGVLALLSESTNAERPGFTPSERLVGGHIEEAFQKARGKIFLSTFASNVHRIQQVIDAAAKTNRRLILLGKSMVNVVGIASSLGYLRVPDGMLVEPIDCAKYPPHRLVILCTGSQGEPMAALARLANGSQRNIQVEPGDTVILASSPIPGNERNVGRIVDLLFEKKAHVIYGSSTVTGMHVSGHASQEELKLMLTLMKPKFFIPIHGEYRMLQLHRQLAEAVGVDPANIFIVKNGDVIDIDASEARQERKIPNGNTLVDGLGIGDVGQIVLRDRKVLSEDGILIIVVSVAKSDNSVLSGPDIISRGFVYVRESEGLIEEMQRIARTSITQLQGAKANADWNDYKQTLREAIGKFVYTYTKRRPMILPIIIQL; the protein is encoded by the coding sequence ATGTCAGTACATTCCGGGCAAGACCGAATTTCAATAGCCGCCCTTGGCGGCGTGAACGAGATCGGCAAAAATATGTACGTCATTCAATATAACGAAGATATTATCGTGGTGGATAGCGGATCCAAATTTCCGGACGAAAGCTTGCTTGGCATTGACCTCATCATTCCGGACATTACATATTTGCTGGAGAACCAGGATAAAGTGCGGGGCTTGGTTGTGACCCATGGGCATGAAGACCATATCGGTGGCGTGCCTTACATCATTAAGCAGCTCAACATGCCGATTTACGCGACAAGTCTCACGCTTGGACTAATCCGAGGAAAGCTTCAAGAGCACGGATTGCTCCAACGAACGAAGCTTAAACAAATCGATTCCAATTCCGAGCTCACTTTAGGCTCCGTAGCGGTTCGTTTCTTCCGTACCAATCACAGCATCCCCGATTGTCTAGGCATCGCTTTCGAAACGCCTCTCGGGACGGTCGTACATACCGGCGATTTCAAGTTCGATCTGACGCCGGTAAACGAACAATATGCGGATATCCATAAGATGGCCGAGATCGGGAAGAATGGCGTTCTTGCGCTTCTATCCGAGAGCACGAATGCCGAAAGGCCGGGCTTTACGCCATCCGAGCGTCTTGTCGGCGGGCATATCGAAGAGGCGTTTCAGAAAGCGCGCGGCAAAATATTTCTATCTACCTTTGCCTCCAATGTTCATCGGATTCAACAGGTGATCGATGCGGCAGCGAAGACGAATCGCAGATTGATTTTGCTGGGCAAAAGCATGGTCAACGTCGTCGGCATCGCCTCTTCGCTCGGTTACCTTAGGGTGCCGGACGGGATGCTCGTAGAGCCTATAGACTGCGCGAAGTATCCGCCGCACAGACTGGTCATCCTTTGCACCGGAAGCCAAGGTGAGCCTATGGCAGCGCTGGCCCGGTTAGCCAATGGAAGTCAGAGAAATATTCAGGTTGAGCCTGGCGATACCGTTATTTTGGCGTCTTCCCCTATTCCCGGAAACGAGCGCAATGTAGGACGTATCGTGGATCTGCTGTTCGAGAAAAAAGCGCATGTCATTTATGGTTCAAGCACGGTAACGGGAATGCACGTATCGGGTCACGCCAGCCAAGAGGAATTGAAGCTCATGCTCACGCTAATGAAGCCCAAATTCTTTATTCCGATCCACGGGGAATACCGGATGCTGCAGCTGCACCGCCAGCTGGCGGAGGCCGTGGGCGTTGATCCTGCGAATATTTTCATCGTCAAAAATGGGGATGTAATCGATATCGACGCCTCCGAAGCTCGTCAGGAGCGAAAAATTCCGAACGGGAATACGCTCGTCGACGGACTGGGCATCGGCGATGTAGGCCAAATCGTGCTGCGGGACCGCAAAGTATTGTCGGAGGACGGCATTCTGATCATCGTCGTGTCTGTCGCGAAGTCGGATAACAGCGTTTTGTCGGGACCCGACATTATTTCGCGCGGATTTGTCTATGTGCGGGAGTCCGAGGGACTTATCGAAGAAATGCAGCGGATTGCCCGCACATCGATTACGCAGCTGCAAGGCGCCAAAGCGAATGCCGACTGGAACGACTATAAACAGACGCTTAGAGAAGCGATCGGGAAGTTTGTATACACCTACACGAAAAGACGGCCTATGATCCTTCCGATCATTATCCAGCTTTGA
- a CDS encoding NAD(P)-dependent alcohol dehydrogenase, with translation MITANARATFSPEGPFKLTTIERRDLEPHDVLIEIKYAGICHSDIHSARGEWGPVQYPLVPGHEIAGIVSEVGSAVAKYAVGDRVGVGCMVDSCRECDSCHRGEEQYCLHGMTGTYGAIDRYGQYTQGGYSTHIVVTEDFVVRIPDGMELDAAAPLLCAGITTYSPLRHWGAGPGKKVAIVGFGGLGHMGVKLAHALGAEVTVLSQSLKKKEDGLRLGADHYFATSDPETFKELAGSFDLIINTVSAKIDISAYLSLLALDGTLVNVGAPPEPLSVDVFSLIGHRRSFAGSMIGGIRETQEMLDFCAEHHIAPEIEVIAASQIDAAWERVLASDVRYRFVIDISTMENE, from the coding sequence ATGATTACTGCTAATGCACGCGCAACATTCAGTCCGGAAGGACCTTTTAAGCTGACTACGATTGAGCGCAGAGATCTTGAGCCGCATGATGTCCTGATTGAGATTAAGTACGCCGGGATTTGCCACTCCGATATTCACTCCGCCCGCGGCGAATGGGGACCGGTCCAGTACCCGCTCGTGCCAGGGCACGAAATCGCCGGCATCGTTTCCGAAGTAGGTTCCGCGGTTGCAAAATATGCCGTCGGCGACCGAGTAGGCGTTGGCTGCATGGTAGATTCCTGCCGAGAGTGCGATAGCTGCCATCGGGGAGAAGAGCAGTATTGCCTTCACGGAATGACGGGCACCTATGGCGCTATCGATAGATACGGGCAATATACGCAAGGCGGTTATTCTACGCACATCGTTGTTACGGAGGATTTTGTCGTTCGCATCCCTGACGGTATGGAGCTTGATGCTGCCGCTCCGCTGCTGTGCGCGGGAATCACTACCTATTCGCCGCTGCGCCATTGGGGAGCTGGGCCAGGCAAGAAGGTAGCCATAGTCGGGTTCGGCGGGCTTGGCCATATGGGCGTGAAGCTGGCTCATGCGTTGGGTGCGGAGGTTACGGTTCTATCTCAATCATTGAAGAAAAAAGAAGACGGACTGCGCCTGGGCGCGGATCATTATTTTGCCACGAGCGACCCGGAGACGTTTAAGGAATTGGCTGGCTCCTTCGACCTTATCATTAATACAGTGAGCGCGAAAATCGATATTAGTGCCTACCTGTCGCTGCTGGCGTTGGACGGCACGCTCGTCAACGTCGGCGCGCCGCCGGAGCCGCTATCCGTAGACGTCTTCTCGCTGATCGGCCATCGTCGGTCGTTTGCCGGATCGATGATCGGCGGCATTCGCGAAACGCAGGAGATGCTGGATTTCTGCGCTGAACATCATATTGCGCCTGAGATCGAGGTTATTGCCGCGTCGCAAATCGATGCTGCTTGGGAGCGTGTGTTAGCTTCCGATGTCCGGTACCGGTTCGTGATCGACATCAGCACGATGGAGAACGAATAG
- a CDS encoding aldehyde dehydrogenase family protein, translating into MKKHLFINGQWTEAPVYVDLQSPYSGELIAQVGQANERLAEEAIRAAKEAAPLMRSMPAHERAAILERTARIMEERKEELARLLALEAAKPIKTGRAEIARTITTYKFAAEEAKRIHGETVPLDAAPGGEGRLAFTLRKPLGVVGAITPFNFPFNLVAHKVGPAIAAGNTVVLKPASQTPLSSLMLAEIMTEAGLPAGALNVIPGKGSVIGELLVRDPRIAAITFTGSPEVGIAMKNKAGLKRVTLELGSNSAVIIDRNVEVTQQLIDRCVTGAFSYSGQVCISIQRMYVHESLYEAFAAMLKTAVDKLVIGDPLEETTDVSALISVKEVDRIASWVSAASAEGAAALTGGSQLNERVYPPTVLINVSSSSSISCQEAFGPVATLTSFVSMDEAIAAVNDSRFGLQAGIFTNDIHAAMQAAEELEVGGVMINDIPTFRVDNMPYGGVKCSGFGREGVKYAVEEMTELKLISLKL; encoded by the coding sequence ATGAAGAAGCATTTATTTATAAACGGTCAATGGACCGAAGCGCCTGTTTACGTCGATTTGCAATCACCATACTCAGGCGAGCTGATTGCGCAAGTAGGGCAGGCCAACGAGCGGCTCGCCGAAGAAGCGATTCGTGCCGCGAAGGAGGCGGCGCCGCTCATGCGCAGCATGCCGGCCCATGAGCGTGCCGCCATATTGGAGAGAACGGCTCGCATTATGGAGGAGCGCAAGGAGGAGCTTGCGCGCCTGCTCGCTTTGGAGGCGGCCAAGCCGATCAAGACGGGACGCGCGGAAATCGCGCGCACGATCACGACCTATAAATTCGCCGCGGAGGAAGCGAAACGCATCCACGGCGAGACGGTGCCGCTCGATGCGGCGCCCGGCGGCGAAGGCCGTCTAGCGTTTACGCTGCGCAAGCCGCTAGGCGTCGTAGGGGCGATTACGCCGTTTAATTTTCCGTTCAACCTCGTCGCGCACAAGGTCGGTCCCGCGATTGCAGCCGGCAATACGGTCGTGCTGAAACCGGCCAGCCAAACGCCGCTCAGCTCGCTCATGCTGGCTGAGATAATGACGGAGGCCGGCTTGCCCGCAGGGGCGCTGAACGTCATCCCCGGCAAAGGCAGCGTGATCGGCGAGCTGCTCGTCCGCGATCCGCGCATTGCCGCGATTACGTTTACGGGCAGCCCCGAAGTGGGCATCGCGATGAAAAACAAAGCCGGACTGAAGCGGGTTACGCTCGAGCTTGGCTCCAATTCCGCGGTCATTATCGACCGCAATGTAGAAGTAACGCAGCAGCTCATCGATCGATGCGTGACCGGCGCTTTCTCGTATAGCGGTCAGGTTTGCATTTCCATTCAGCGGATGTACGTGCATGAAAGCCTATATGAAGCTTTTGCCGCCATGCTGAAGACGGCCGTGGACAAGCTCGTCATCGGCGACCCGCTGGAAGAAACGACGGACGTATCCGCTCTCATTTCCGTGAAGGAAGTGGACCGAATCGCGAGCTGGGTCAGCGCCGCTTCGGCGGAAGGCGCAGCTGCATTGACCGGGGGAAGCCAGCTGAATGAGCGCGTTTATCCGCCGACCGTGCTCATCAATGTCTCCTCCTCATCCAGTATTTCATGTCAGGAGGCATTCGGTCCGGTGGCAACGCTGACTTCGTTTGTCTCGATGGATGAAGCGATCGCTGCCGTGAACGATTCCCGGTTCGGCTTGCAGGCCGGCATTTTTACGAACGATATTCATGCGGCGATGCAAGCGGCGGAGGAACTCGAAGTAGGCGGCGTGATGATCAACGACATTCCGACGTTCCGCGTCGACAACATGCCATATGGCGGCGTTAAATGCAGCGGCTTCGGCCGCGAAGGGGTCAAGTACGCCGTAGAAGAAATGACGGAGCTCAAGCTGATCAGTTTGAAGCTGTAG
- the gabT gene encoding 4-aminobutyrate--2-oxoglutarate transaminase has product MNNDNRKFVSVPAGVPGPRAKELLERRKQAVPSGVGNNTPIFVEKADGALLTDVDGNVFLDFAGAIGTLNVGHCPPEVVRAIQAQAEQYIHSCFHVAMYEPYIQLAEKLAAITPGRFAKKTIFLNSGAEAVENAVKIARKYTGKPGIVSFTRGFHGRTLLGMSLTSKVKPYKFKMGPFAPATYKAPYPYPFNRPKEMTEEQYAEFCVRQFQDFLCTEAAPEEIAAVIMEPVQGEGGFIVPPKAFVQGVYEICKQNGILFIADEIQTGFGRTGTMFASSQFGIEPDLLTMSKSIAAGVPISGVIGRAEIMDAPQPGEIGGTYGGSPLGCVAALAVIEKLERENLVERSNVIGDSIRAYFNGLKADIHHIGDVRGLGAMCAVEFVDPETGEPCKELVAQCTKACFEAGVILLSAGVHGNVLRFLTPLIVTDEQLQEGLDIIGNVLRKIVSANQTLGV; this is encoded by the coding sequence ATGAACAATGATAATCGCAAATTTGTTTCGGTTCCGGCGGGCGTACCTGGACCGCGCGCGAAAGAGCTGTTGGAGCGCAGAAAGCAAGCGGTGCCGAGCGGAGTCGGCAACAATACGCCGATCTTTGTAGAGAAAGCGGACGGGGCGCTGCTTACCGATGTGGACGGCAACGTATTTCTCGATTTTGCGGGCGCGATCGGAACGCTGAATGTCGGCCATTGTCCGCCGGAGGTCGTACGCGCGATTCAAGCGCAGGCGGAGCAGTACATCCACAGCTGCTTCCACGTCGCGATGTATGAGCCTTACATTCAATTGGCGGAAAAATTGGCGGCGATCACGCCGGGACGTTTCGCGAAAAAGACGATTTTCTTGAACAGCGGCGCGGAAGCGGTGGAAAATGCGGTCAAAATCGCGCGCAAATATACCGGCAAGCCCGGCATCGTATCGTTCACCCGCGGCTTTCACGGCCGCACGCTGCTCGGCATGTCGCTGACGAGCAAGGTGAAGCCGTATAAATTCAAAATGGGCCCGTTCGCGCCAGCTACCTACAAAGCGCCGTACCCTTACCCGTTCAACCGTCCGAAAGAGATGACGGAGGAGCAGTACGCCGAATTTTGCGTGCGCCAGTTTCAGGATTTTCTCTGCACGGAAGCGGCGCCGGAAGAGATCGCGGCGGTCATTATGGAGCCTGTGCAAGGGGAAGGCGGCTTTATCGTGCCGCCGAAGGCGTTCGTGCAGGGCGTTTACGAGATTTGCAAACAAAACGGAATTCTGTTCATCGCGGATGAAATCCAGACCGGCTTCGGACGGACCGGCACGATGTTCGCTTCCAGCCAATTCGGCATCGAGCCGGACTTGCTGACGATGTCGAAATCGATCGCTGCCGGCGTTCCGATCAGCGGCGTCATCGGGCGCGCGGAGATTATGGATGCGCCGCAGCCGGGCGAAATCGGCGGCACCTACGGCGGCAGTCCGTTAGGATGCGTCGCCGCGCTGGCGGTCATCGAGAAGCTGGAGCGCGAAAATCTCGTCGAGCGCTCGAACGTGATCGGAGATTCAATCCGCGCGTATTTCAACGGGTTGAAAGCAGACATCCACCACATCGGCGATGTCCGAGGGCTTGGGGCCATGTGCGCGGTCGAATTCGTCGATCCGGAAACGGGCGAGCCTTGCAAAGAGCTGGTTGCTCAATGCACCAAAGCTTGCTTTGAAGCAGGCGTCATCCTCTTGAGCGCTGGGGTGCACGGCAACGTACTCCGGTTTCTGACGCCGCTGATCGTTACCGACGAGCAGCTGCAGGAAGGACTCGACATTATCGGCAATGTCCTTCGAAAGATCGTATCGGCAAACCAAACGTTGGGGGTCTAA